The following coding sequences are from one Novipirellula caenicola window:
- a CDS encoding thioredoxin family protein, translated as MPRLFLHLTSAAAWILLALCYSTGLLNAGEFNTTINIHDDAPAWANLPGTDDQLHSLDDLKDKKVVVVAFTCSSCPYAVDAEDRLIAMQQKFAASEVAVVAINVNKVEEDLMPAMKQRAKEKKFNFPYLFDESQQIAKAFGAKYTPEFFVLDENRKIVYMGSLDDSPDGKNVTEPHVIRAIEAVLAGNKPTITETVPIGCRIRFERNLRNRSR; from the coding sequence ATGCCGCGTCTATTTTTGCACCTCACCTCCGCAGCCGCATGGATCTTGTTGGCACTCTGCTACTCGACCGGGTTACTGAATGCAGGTGAATTCAACACCACGATCAACATCCATGATGACGCGCCGGCCTGGGCCAACTTGCCAGGCACCGACGATCAATTGCATTCGCTTGACGACCTAAAGGACAAGAAAGTCGTCGTGGTCGCATTCACCTGCAGCAGTTGTCCCTACGCGGTTGACGCCGAAGACCGATTGATTGCAATGCAGCAAAAATTTGCAGCCTCAGAGGTGGCAGTTGTCGCAATCAATGTCAACAAGGTCGAAGAGGACCTGATGCCGGCGATGAAACAGCGAGCCAAAGAAAAGAAATTCAACTTCCCCTACCTCTTTGACGAATCGCAACAGATCGCCAAGGCGTTCGGAGCCAAATACACGCCTGAATTTTTTGTGCTCGATGAGAACCGCAAAATCGTCTACATGGGATCGCTGGACGATAGCCCCGATGGCAAAAACGTCACCGAGCCGCATGTGATTCGCGCCATCGAAGCGGTGCTGGCCGGCAATAAACCCACGATCACGGAAACGGTTCCGATCGGTTGCCGGATCCGCTTTGAACGGAACCTTCGCAATCGATCACGGTAG